A window of Halobacillus naozhouensis genomic DNA:
GCTACAGGACCTGAGACCATTGCTGACTATGGTCTAGTGCAACTGTTTACCCTTTATAACTATGAAAGGTTCGGCCAAGAATTTATTCGTCATGTAGCTACAGATGGTAACACCAGTATATCTAGCTATAAACAAGCCTATAAAGACTTTGGCCTAGATGTTACCTTCAATGAGGTTTACCAGGACTTCTCCACTGCATTAGTCGTTGATGATGACAAGTGGAAAGGCGGTAAATACGGCTTTGAAAACATCGATCTTCGTAAATTGCCTGTGGAAGACGGGAGTGAGCGCGGCTTTACAGTGAATTTTGAAAAAGCTAAGACTTACGAGAAAGATGGAGTACCGGCATGGGGTACAGATTTCAAAGAATTCAACTTTGCTCCAAACCAAAATGTTGAGAACTTCACGTTTAATGGAGTGGACTTCCTTCCACTTCAATGGGAGACTGTCCAGGATCCCCTCGGCAGTGATGATCAGGTATATTGGGCTGGCAAAGGTGATGAGCTCGATAATAAAATGATCTTCGAAGCTGACTTGACGAATGTGGATGATGCTACATTAACTTTTGATAACTATATTGATATTGAAGAACAATGGGATTTCGGTGTCGTACAGGTTTCTACAGACGGCGGCGAGACTTGGACTTCCCTTGCAAATGAAAATACGCGTTCAGATGTTGTCGAACAGGGATACCCGACCATTAAGGAAAACTTGCCTGGTTTCACCGGCACATATACGGAGTTTAAAGAAGAGTCGTTTGACCTTTCTGAATATGCTGGTGAGGAAGTATTGATTTCCTTCCGCTACTTAACAGACTGGGGAACTAGTCAGTCTGGATGGTTTATCGATGACATCGCCATTCCTGAAATTGGTTTAAGTTTCGATGGCACAAGTACTGGCGATTTCATGTCAGAAGCTCAATTGAAAGAAAAATATGTGAACTATGGCGTTACATTCATTAAAGAGAAAAATAACGGCAAATACCAGGTCATTGAAGTCGATCCATTCAACATTACGGATAAGGAAGCTTTAGAGCTTCAACAAGCCTTCAGAAAAGGCAAAACATATATGACCACGTATTATGCTGCACCACAGGACAGCACAATTCCTGTTCCGTTCGAATATGAAGTTGAATTCAAGGAGAACAATGGGAAAGGTCCTAAAAAACATTAATCCCGCTAAACTACAAACCAACCAGTAGGTCTACTGGTTGGTTTTTATTCATTTATATGGCATGATTTGAGTAAACAGGAAATAAGGTGAACATATGCAGATTCGAGAACTGGAAGTTAAAGAACTACATACTGTTGCACGATGGCTCCACTCTATGAACGAACAAGATAAACATTATGTCGCCTGGCTTGCTTCAGATCCCAATGAAATATTTGAACAGATTTGGACGTTGACACAATTCGAGGAACCCCTTGCCTATGTGGCTTGGGAACAGGATAAGATCATTGGATTTATCGGAATCCTCCCCTTCTTCGATCAAAAGTTGTCCCGATTACTTGGCCCTTTTACCACCCGGGAAGATTCCGAGGTGATTGAACGACTGTGGGAGAAGGCGACCCTCACACTCAAGATGCATTTCGATCTCGTAAAAGTAGCGTGCTTTAAAACAAACGAGCCATTGGTTACCTTTGCGGAGCGTCATGAGTTTTCACTCTATAACATAGAAAAAACGCTAGCTCTGCACCAGTCGCACTTCTCCCCTTCAAATGAAAAAAGCCCGCATATTTCCGAGCTGACGAGCGATCATCTTTCTTCGCTTCGTGACCTTCATCCAGCAGGGGCTTACTATACAACAGAAGAAATGGTCGAGCTGGCTAAACAGGAAGAGAATAAACTCTTTGGATATGTCGAAGATGGCAAGCTGATCAGCTACCTTTATTATGAAACCATTACAGCTGATGAGGGAGAGATTTGTTTTGTAAATGTCCAGCCAGATGACCGTGGGAAAGGGATTGGCACGTTGTTAATTGAGCATGCCTTACAATATGCCTTCTACGTATATGGCGTCAAAACAGTGACCCTCTCAGTCCGCAACCAAAACACGCAGGCCGAACAACTTTATCAGCAGTTAGGGTTCAGAGAAATCAACACGATCTATGCTTTTGAGAAAAATCTTAGTGACTTGAATGTGCCTCCACTCTTCCATTAAATCCATAAAAAATCCAGAGCATCTTATTCCTAGATGCTCTGGATTTTTATGCTTAATCTGCCAGGAAAACTTTTAACGTCTCATCTGGTTTTATGCGATAGTGCAAACCATTCACATGCACCTCTACAGGGCGGTTAGCATCGATCAATTTCAGCCTCATATACTGTGATGTAACACAGGCGGAAATGAGCTGCCCCTGTCCATGAACATGGAATGAGTAATCACTCCACTGCTCAGGAAGTTTCGGGGTAAAATGCAATCCATTTTCTTTGATACGTAGCCCGGCAAATCCAAATACAATCGCCATAAAACTCCCTGCCATATTAGCCATGTGAAGCCCGTCCTTCGTATTACCATGCATGTTATCCAGGTCTAGTCGAGCAGAGTCCCCAAAATAATGGAAAGCTTTTTCAAGGTCACCAAGCTTAGCGGCCATCATACTGAATACACACGTTGAGAGTGATGAATCATGTGTGGTGATCTTTTCATAGTAGTTATATGAATTCCGTATCGTTTCAAAGTCCTGTTCATCTTCAAGCAAAAAATGAGCCAGCACAGTATCAGCCTGTTTACACACTTGATAACGATAAAGAGTTAGTGGATGGAAATGAAGCAGCAAAGGAAATTCGTCGGCTGGTGTATTTTTCATATCCCATACAGCCTTATTTAAAAAGGTGTCATCTTGAGGATTTATGCCAAATTGGCTATCATAAGGCAAATTCATAGTAACAGCAGCTTGTTTAAATTCCTCAAGTTCTTCCTTAGTAAGACATAAGGTCTCAGCAAGGTCCTTCACCCTCTTTGAATTTTTTCTTTTGGCAAGTTGATACGCTTTTACTGCCCATATTAAATTATGCTTGGCCATCACGTTTGTATAATAATTATTATTCACGATTGCCGTGTATTCATCAGGACCTGTGACATTATTGATCGAGAACCCATTTTTGTTTAAATGACCAACATCCATCCAAAGCCTGGCTGTTTCTACTAGCAGCTCGACACCATAATCCAATAAAAAGTCTGTGTCCCCGGTGGCTTGATAATATTGAATATAACTATAGGCAATGTCAGCACTTATGTGGTACTGTGCCGTCCCTGCTGGAAAGTAAGAGGAACACTCCTTACCACTGATCGTTCGCCATGGAAAAAGAGCCCCTTGCTGATGTCCCATCTCAGCAGCGCGGTTCTTCGCATGGCTTAGAATGGAATAGCGATAGATTAATAGTTTTCTGGCAAGATCCGGGGCAATCATTAGGAAGACCGGAAACATATAAATTTCCGTATCCCAGAAGTAATGACCCTCATAACCTTCTCCAGATAACCCCTTAGCTGAGATATTGCTGTACGAATCTCTGCCTACTGATTGCAGTAAATGATAAAGGTTAAATCGCAATCCTTCCTGAAGTTTGAAGTCACCGCCAACACGAACATCTCCATGGCGCCAAAACTGTACCATATATTCTTTTTGCTTGTGAAAAAGTTCATCATCCCTCCAATCTTCAAGAGACTGTTGGAGCTGAATAGCCGCTTCATATAAATCTCCTTCATGCCTTAAGGAATCTACAAAAATAGTTCGCTTAGTTAGAGAAGCCGGCACAGACTCTTCCGCCTCCCACACATATTCAAAAAGCAGCTGTTTTGAATGATCATCTTTATACACCGACATTTCAGCATTCACATCCGTATAATGCCTTGTCATGCACCCAGCAAGTAAGCGGGACACCTCGGCCTGACTTTCTATATAACCGACATCTTCATTGACGAGTAACCTGCTAAGGTGGAGACGCTTTGCCTCGCCCGTGGCTACCCGCGGATCCTCTTCATTCACGTAGTTCTCCACATCCCCACTAACGCTCGAAACGACCTTCAGTTTTCCCGAGAAATTAACGGGTATCAGAGTCAACTTGATCATAAATAGTTCACGATGGACAAAAGAAACAAGCCGTTCAAAGCGGATATTCAACTCTTTGCCAAGCGGTGATTTCCAATAAATCTCCCGAGCTGTGCTTCCTTCATCCAATAATAGTTTTCTAGAATAATTAAGAACCTGACCCTGTTCAAGGGTATACAACTCCTCCTCCTCGCCTAGATAAATGTGAACCGATTGTGTATCCTGAACATTTAACATTTTCTGCTGGGTGTCTGGAAAACCATATAACTTCTCTCCATAAGGAATATCAATAATATCGTGAAATGCATTGATATACGTCCCCCTGATTGTCGGGGATTCATCAGGATAGCCTTCTTCAAAGTTCCCTCTGACACCAAGATAGCCATTTCCCAGAAAGAATAGGCTCTCCTCATTTATTAATTCTTCAACATTCAATCTATTACGCTTAATGTGCCAGTTCATGAATTATTCTCCTTTGTTCGTTTATTCTTTTACACCGCCGCTCGTCAATCCAGAGACAATCCGTTTTTGGAAAAATAGGACGATTAATAGTGTAGGGATCGTGACGATGATCGTAGCAGCAGCCACCTGTCCCCAAAGAATTTCGAATTGTGTCCGCAAGAACGAGATTGCAACAGGTACAGTATGGTAAGCCGCATCAGAATTAATAGTTATAGCGAGCACAAATTCATTCCAAGCCGTAATAAACACAATGATAGCTGTTGTAAAAACCCCTGGTGCCGCCAGTGGAAATACAATTCTAAATAACGTTTGGAAGCGATTGGCGCCATCCATTTTAGCTGATTCTTCTAAAGCGATGGGAATTTGATTAAAGTGTGTCACTAAAATCCATACCGCCAGCGGAAGAGTGATCGAGGAATAAGGTAGCGTAATCCCATAGCTGTTCGTCCAGCCAAGATCTACAAATAGGTTATAAATCGGACCAATCACGATCATTTGCGGAAACATAGATACAGCCAGGACAACACCTAGTAATAGATTTTTCCCGAAAAACTCAAACCGTGAGATGGCATAGGAGGCCATAGTCGCGACGAAAACGATATAGATGGTCGTAACACCTGAAACGACCAGGCTATTCCAGACCGCATTCAGGATCCCCCTCTCAAGTATGACATTGGCATAATGCTCAATTGTTGGATTCTCCGGGATAATGCGAAAAGGATGATTGCCAAATATTTCACCTATGCTCTTAAAGGAGGTGATTAAAATCCACAGAAAGGGAAATACAACAACAACGAGGTAAAAGCATAGGATTAATACGAAAACCAGTTTCTTCTTAGATGATGTGGAGCTAGAGCGGTTCGCCATGTTCATCAACCTTCCTTAATTTTTTTCCATCACATTTGCACCAAGAATTTTCACATAGACGGTTGCAATAATTGCCACACAAACGAACATAATCATAACGATAACGGACCCATAACCAAAGTTTGTCTGGGCAAACATGACTTTGTAGGAATAGATAGATAATGTTTCTGTCGAGCCGCCTGGACCGCCCCCAGTTAATACGTAAATAAGGTCAAATACACGGAATGCATCGAGGGTTCTAAATAACAGGGCTACCAGGATGGCCGGCTTTAGTAAAGGCAGTGTAATTCTAAAAAACTGTTGTGCTTTATCGGCTCCATCAATGGCTCCTGCTTCATACAGTGATTTTGGGATCGTCTGCAGACCGGCAAGCAATAGCAGTGCCATGTACGGTGTCGTTTTCCACACATCTGCTAATATCGCTGCCGTCATGGCTCCCCCTGAGGTCAGTAAAAGATCCGTGGGTTCATTGATCAATCCTATAGAGGCAAACATTTGTGCTACTATCCCAGCGGTTCCGTCATATAAATAACTCCACATAAGGGCTGCCACAGCTGTCGGGATCGCCCAAGGTATAAGAGAGGAAGTTCGAATAAACCCCTGACCTCGCATCGATTTATTCATAATCATGGCCATCCCGAGACCGAGCACCAGCTCAAGAGCTACAGAGGAAAACGTAAAAACGAGAGTATTTTTTAAAGCAACCCAAACAAAGTCATCCTGAAAAGCTTTCTTATAATTCTCGAGGCCAACAAAATTGGATTCAATCATACTTCGATCTATGTCATTGACGATTTTTGGTAAGTTCTGTTCAGTTTGTAATTCATACTTCTCACTCAAAGCAGCGACCAGTTCCCTGGCATCCTCATAAATCAATTCAACTTTATTTTTTACTTCTTCATTAATATTCACTACACCGGACTTGTCTTCAAATTCCTTATCAAGCTGATCAAGTCTTGCCAGCAGTTTTTCAACTTTTGCTACATCTTCCGGATCTGTAATGTTCGGCATATCACGCTTGAGGAATAAGTTTACATAGGTCGATGATTCATTGTATAGTTCAACATTAAAACGTTCATTTAAATACAGACCTGCTTTTGTGCGATCATTCAATTGATAATCAAAAAAGGTGTACGTAAAAGATTGAACAACCGGCCATACAGAAAATACAGCAATGAGTATGATAATGGGTATGATGAAAAATGATCCGCGAAAGCCCATTTTCTTCAACGTAAATTCCCCCTTTGTAAAGTACTTTGTTGGCATAAAGATAGGCCATGCTGAACGAGTTGCCAGCATGGCCTGACGAATCAGAGCTCGTTCTTCACAAGTGAAAAGCTCTATTCCCCTATTGCATTATCCACACTCTGGACAGCATCTTCCAACCCTTCTCCTGAGCTCAAATATTTGTGTACAGCTACTTGAATCTCATTTGATGCTTTGGAATATTCTGCGGAAACTGGTCGGGCAATCGTACCTTTAAGGGCTTCCTGGAAGCCAGGGAACGTTAGCAATTCATTGGAATCGAGAACTTCCTGATTTTCAAGTAATGGTTGATAACCAGGTAAATATCCTCCCTGTGTAGACATGATCTTCTGTCCTTCTTCACCGGATAAGAACTTGACGAATTTCCATGCCCCTTCTTTATTTTTTGAATTTGACGTTACGCCGAGCAGCCATCCACCGACTGCGCCGCCATTAGGTAATGGGGCTATCCCAACTTGATCTGCTGTTACAGTAGCGCCGCTTTCCTCGGGGTTTTTCAAACGTCCGAACATGTAAGGCCAGTTACGAGCAAACACAGAATTACCTGTCTCAAAAGCTGTATGAGTTTCTGCTTCCGTATAATTTAAAATGTCATCAGGTACAAACTCTGAAGTTGTGAATTCGTACATTGTCTCAAGTCCGCTTTGAATACCTTCAAATTGATTCGTAAATTCTGTAGCATTTACGGTTAACCCTTCGTACTGCTTCGACTGATAAACGAAGCCATTTTCTGTTCCGCTTTCGTTCATGTACTTCTCTGCCATTGCCGCTAAATCGTCGTACGTGTAATCGCCGGATATAAGCTTTTGCTGATCTTCTTCAGAAACGATGTCACTTCGGAAATAGAGAAGACCTACATCAGGAAAATATGGAAGCGTATATTGTTTTCCTTTAAAGTTACCTGATGTCATGGAACCAGCATTATAGTTCTCATAACTTAACCCATCCTCTTCCATCCAAATATCGATGGGCTCGATATAGCCGGCACCTGCAAATTCTCCAGCCCATACTACGTCCATGGAAATCACATCATATTCACTGGATCCGCTGGAAAGTGTTGTTAATAATTGATCGTGCATTTGCGCGGAATCATTTGTCATTTGCGTCCATTCCACTTTATATTTGTCAGATTGTTCGTTGAAGGTATCAATCGCGGCCTGTGTTGCTGGAGTACTATCGCTCTGTGCAGCAAAATGGATAATTGTTTTCTCCCCGCTAGCTTCCTCTTCACCTGACTGTTCTTCTTCAGTATCAGTTTCTCCACTAGAGCTGTCACTTTCCCCACTACTACATCCAATCACCAAAATCGAAAGCATAGAAACGAAAATCAAAAATAAAAGCCTTTTTTTCACGGGTCAGCTGACCTCCTTCATAATTTTTTCTATCTAGTACTTTTATATTATTATGAAATCGCTTACAATTATATTAAAATCTTTACATTCGTATTAAAAAATTACACACTTTGGGGGTTGATCATGGATAGTACTATCAAACATTATATGATCGACCAGTTCAAACAAATCCGCATGAACAACAGGCGTAATGAATATTTTCACCCCTCCTTCTTGATGGAACAACAGTTAATGGAAGCCATTATTAAAACAGATGAACATACAGCCTTCACGTTATTAAAAAATATCAATAAGGACCAACGTCCCAGGCTGGCTCACACTCCATTACGCTCCTTAAAAAATTCTTTAATTTGTTCCTGCACCCTGTTTACGCGAGCCGTTATTCGTGCCGGGGTCGATGCTGAGACTTCTTTTAACCTAAGTGACGCTTACATCTTAGAAATCGAGCGCAGAGCGACAGCAGAAGAATTAGATACCCTGGAATTCCAAATGCTCGGCCACTTCATCCAAATGGTCGAAGATGTCAAGGAAATGCCTTATTCACATGTCATCAACCGGGCGGTTACACACATTCATGAACATATTCTTGATGAACTGGATCTGGAACAGATCGCTAAAGCCTGTTTTGTAAGTCCGTGTTACTTATCACACCTTTTTAAAAAGGACGTGGGGGTTTCAGTTGTTCAGTTTATTAATGAAAAACGTGTGGAGGAATCTAAGTATTTTCTCATGCATACCACAACTTCCATCTCTGATATTGCAGCTTTATTTAAATTCTGCAACCAAAGTTACTACACCTCCATCTTCAAAAAACATTTTAAGCTTACTCCTAAACAGTATCGTGATCAGCAAACAAGACGAATGACGATCAGTTGAAATTATTCCACTATTTCAACTTTTGAATTTTTGGGTTATTGTATGGAGAGGGGGGTTATATGAAGCAAGTTATTCAAACTTCACTTTACCGATTAGGTGATCACAGCGCTATCAAAGCTATCCAAAAAATTAGTGGCGGGGATATTAACGAAGCGTTTTATGTACTTACCCATCACGGTGAATATTTTGTAAAAGGAAATAACAATGTGCCGCCTCATTTTTTTAAAATAGAGGCACTCGGCTTAGATCGAATCGCTCAAACTGATGCCATAAACGTCCCAAAAGTCTA
This region includes:
- a CDS encoding GNAT family N-acetyltransferase — its product is MQIRELEVKELHTVARWLHSMNEQDKHYVAWLASDPNEIFEQIWTLTQFEEPLAYVAWEQDKIIGFIGILPFFDQKLSRLLGPFTTREDSEVIERLWEKATLTLKMHFDLVKVACFKTNEPLVTFAERHEFSLYNIEKTLALHQSHFSPSNEKSPHISELTSDHLSSLRDLHPAGAYYTTEEMVELAKQEENKLFGYVEDGKLISYLYYETITADEGEICFVNVQPDDRGKGIGTLLIEHALQYAFYVYGVKTVTLSVRNQNTQAEQLYQQLGFREINTIYAFEKNLSDLNVPPLFH
- a CDS encoding carbohydrate ABC transporter permease yields the protein MKKMGFRGSFFIIPIIILIAVFSVWPVVQSFTYTFFDYQLNDRTKAGLYLNERFNVELYNESSTYVNLFLKRDMPNITDPEDVAKVEKLLARLDQLDKEFEDKSGVVNINEEVKNKVELIYEDARELVAALSEKYELQTEQNLPKIVNDIDRSMIESNFVGLENYKKAFQDDFVWVALKNTLVFTFSSVALELVLGLGMAMIMNKSMRGQGFIRTSSLIPWAIPTAVAALMWSYLYDGTAGIVAQMFASIGLINEPTDLLLTSGGAMTAAILADVWKTTPYMALLLLAGLQTIPKSLYEAGAIDGADKAQQFFRITLPLLKPAILVALLFRTLDAFRVFDLIYVLTGGGPGGSTETLSIYSYKVMFAQTNFGYGSVIVMIMFVCVAIIATVYVKILGANVMEKN
- a CDS encoding immune inhibitor A domain-containing protein, translated to MKKITSLLAIGALSLSLLAPAASGVSAQSDSSTDYSNWNVERYGDRIDIDGKLEQKSQSEEFQNKAAEKIKEAAKETEFNSEGPAGTAEADSPYFTYDGGTKQFLNRNLEFQTFTLRSVGEHVEVWVANDLSFEQGDPRDPHVVTQEQVDKMAAEFDSNIYPVATEFFGMPDSLDGTDAQLEDLGLVPEGYYKGDGDKVMIHVSNIPDENYENSEYPFFVAGFFWQTLENYTDRNIISIDSADWEERLESTFFGTTIHELQHLIHADNDSDETTWLNEGMSTFSEYLGGYGLDSGSINFLLDHPENSLTNWDEHVNAATGPETIADYGLVQLFTLYNYERFGQEFIRHVATDGNTSISSYKQAYKDFGLDVTFNEVYQDFSTALVVDDDKWKGGKYGFENIDLRKLPVEDGSERGFTVNFEKAKTYEKDGVPAWGTDFKEFNFAPNQNVENFTFNGVDFLPLQWETVQDPLGSDDQVYWAGKGDELDNKMIFEADLTNVDDATLTFDNYIDIEEQWDFGVVQVSTDGGETWTSLANENTRSDVVEQGYPTIKENLPGFTGTYTEFKEESFDLSEYAGEEVLISFRYLTDWGTSQSGWFIDDIAIPEIGLSFDGTSTGDFMSEAQLKEKYVNYGVTFIKEKNNGKYQVIEVDPFNITDKEALELQQAFRKGKTYMTTYYAAPQDSTIPVPFEYEVEFKENNGKGPKKH
- a CDS encoding carbohydrate ABC transporter permease — encoded protein: MANRSSSTSSKKKLVFVLILCFYLVVVVFPFLWILITSFKSIGEIFGNHPFRIIPENPTIEHYANVILERGILNAVWNSLVVSGVTTIYIVFVATMASYAISRFEFFGKNLLLGVVLAVSMFPQMIVIGPIYNLFVDLGWTNSYGITLPYSSITLPLAVWILVTHFNQIPIALEESAKMDGANRFQTLFRIVFPLAAPGVFTTAIIVFITAWNEFVLAITINSDAAYHTVPVAISFLRTQFEILWGQVAAATIIVTIPTLLIVLFFQKRIVSGLTSGGVKE
- a CDS encoding helix-turn-helix domain-containing protein, encoding MDSTIKHYMIDQFKQIRMNNRRNEYFHPSFLMEQQLMEAIIKTDEHTAFTLLKNINKDQRPRLAHTPLRSLKNSLICSCTLFTRAVIRAGVDAETSFNLSDAYILEIERRATAEELDTLEFQMLGHFIQMVEDVKEMPYSHVINRAVTHIHEHILDELDLEQIAKACFVSPCYLSHLFKKDVGVSVVQFINEKRVEESKYFLMHTTTSISDIAALFKFCNQSYYTSIFKKHFKLTPKQYRDQQTRRMTIS
- a CDS encoding glycoside hydrolase family 65 protein, whose amino-acid sequence is MNWHIKRNRLNVEELINEESLFFLGNGYLGVRGNFEEGYPDESPTIRGTYINAFHDIIDIPYGEKLYGFPDTQQKMLNVQDTQSVHIYLGEEEELYTLEQGQVLNYSRKLLLDEGSTAREIYWKSPLGKELNIRFERLVSFVHRELFMIKLTLIPVNFSGKLKVVSSVSGDVENYVNEEDPRVATGEAKRLHLSRLLVNEDVGYIESQAEVSRLLAGCMTRHYTDVNAEMSVYKDDHSKQLLFEYVWEAEESVPASLTKRTIFVDSLRHEGDLYEAAIQLQQSLEDWRDDELFHKQKEYMVQFWRHGDVRVGGDFKLQEGLRFNLYHLLQSVGRDSYSNISAKGLSGEGYEGHYFWDTEIYMFPVFLMIAPDLARKLLIYRYSILSHAKNRAAEMGHQQGALFPWRTISGKECSSYFPAGTAQYHISADIAYSYIQYYQATGDTDFLLDYGVELLVETARLWMDVGHLNKNGFSINNVTGPDEYTAIVNNNYYTNVMAKHNLIWAVKAYQLAKRKNSKRVKDLAETLCLTKEELEEFKQAAVTMNLPYDSQFGINPQDDTFLNKAVWDMKNTPADEFPLLLHFHPLTLYRYQVCKQADTVLAHFLLEDEQDFETIRNSYNYYEKITTHDSSLSTCVFSMMAAKLGDLEKAFHYFGDSARLDLDNMHGNTKDGLHMANMAGSFMAIVFGFAGLRIKENGLHFTPKLPEQWSDYSFHVHGQGQLISACVTSQYMRLKLIDANRPVEVHVNGLHYRIKPDETLKVFLAD
- a CDS encoding extracellular solute-binding protein; translation: MKKRLLFLIFVSMLSILVIGCSSGESDSSSGETDTEEEQSGEEEASGEKTIIHFAAQSDSTPATQAAIDTFNEQSDKYKVEWTQMTNDSAQMHDQLLTTLSSGSSEYDVISMDVVWAGEFAGAGYIEPIDIWMEEDGLSYENYNAGSMTSGNFKGKQYTLPYFPDVGLLYFRSDIVSEEDQQKLISGDYTYDDLAAMAEKYMNESGTENGFVYQSKQYEGLTVNATEFTNQFEGIQSGLETMYEFTTSEFVPDDILNYTEAETHTAFETGNSVFARNWPYMFGRLKNPEESGATVTADQVGIAPLPNGGAVGGWLLGVTSNSKNKEGAWKFVKFLSGEEGQKIMSTQGGYLPGYQPLLENQEVLDSNELLTFPGFQEALKGTIARPVSAEYSKASNEIQVAVHKYLSSGEGLEDAVQSVDNAIGE